The sequence GGCCAACAGCTTCAGGCCACGGGACAGGTCCGCGACCTCCTGCTGGCGGCTCTCGGTGCGCTTCGGTGAGGTCATCAGCTGGAGATAGTCGACCACGATCATCTTGAGGTCGTGCCGCTGCTTGAGCCGGCGGGCCTTGGCCCGGATCTCCATCAGGTTCATGCTCGGCGTGTCGTCGACGAAGAGCGGTGCTTCGCTGATCTCACCCATGCACCGGGCCAGCTTGGTCCAGTCGTCGTCGGAGAGCTGACCACTGCGCAGCACGTGCAGCGGCACCCGCGCCTCGGCGGAGAGCAGTCGCATCACGATCTCGACCTTGCTCATTTCCAGCGAGAAGATGGCGGCCGCCTGGTTGGCGCGGATCGCTGCGTTTCGGGCGAAGTCCATGCTTGCCGTGCTGTTGTGGGTAGGGATCATCGCCCGGCTGGCCAGGTACAGGTGTTCGTCGTTGTCGACGGTCACGCACCGCACCGGAACGCTGGGGACCGGCCGGACGTCGACGATGAAGCGCGAGCTCGTTCGAACGTCGGAGGCGGTGCGGCGGCGTTCGGCGTGTGCATCCTGCTTGCGCCTGAGCCGGAAGATGACATCCGGGGTGGAGAAGTTCAACGTGTACGCGATCGACGACTCGCGGGTGCGGCCGCGCACCGGCTTCGCGTTGACGGTGCAGCGGTAGCCGAGGCTGACGATGAGTTCGCGTACGTCGTCAGCCAGCCGCTTCGAGGTCGACGTGTACTGCAGGTTGCCGGCGGGGGCGACGGTCCCATCAGTGTCCATCAGCCCAGCGAGCAACGCCCTGCGCTGAGCCTCCGAGGCGCGCAGGTAGGCGCCCGGGATGTGCTTGTTCCCCGCCACCCCGACCTGACGCAACAGCCCGATGAAGCCGTCCGCCTCGAGGTGCGTGACCATCTCCGGATCTGCCGTGGTGAAGCGGCTGGCGTCGCTGTGCCCGTCACCGAGCCACGCCCCCAAGGTGTAGGGCGGGACCAGCAGCTCACGGTCCGGGAGTTGGATGGGAGCGCAGTTCCGTACGGCGTGGTTGAGCCGCTGCTGGGCGGTGTCCGTATGCAGCGTGGCTGCGATCTCGGCAGTGGTGACGACGCCGTCGTGGTCGACCCGGCTGCCGGCATTGACCTTTCGCTCGGCTCGCTCGAGAAGGGCGCTCAGAAGCGGACCGGCCGGATAGCCGGGTGCAGTCCAGTTCTGCGGCTTGCCGTTGCGGACGATGGGACGGCTGATCCGGCCAACCGACCCGACCCCACGGGCGACGGTGTGCAGGACGTGCCGGAACTCCGGCCCAACCTGCTCGATCGTGTCGAAGAGCGTGATCGGCTGGTTCCGCAGGGAGCTCAGCCGCTGATGTGCCGCACGCACGTTGGCGAGCGACGACTCGGGCCAGTGCCGCCTCTGCCGCACCGGGGCCTGCCGTCGGCTCGCGCGGCTGGTGGTCTTCCACAGGTGCTCCGCGTCGGCCACGATGACAGTGCCGTCGGAGAATTCCACCTCGTAGCAGGGGCGGTCGTGCATGACGTCGAAGGCGTGTGTGACGGTGGTGGGTCTGCCGTCCGCCGCCAGAAGTTGATCGCCCGCCTCGACCTCACCCATCGTGGTCCAGCCGCCCGGGGTCGGCAGTGGGGTGTCGAGCGCGAGCGCCTTTCCCAGACCAGGCCGGCCCGCCACGATGATCAGCTGTCCGGCGTGCAGGCCGTTGAGCAGTCGGTCCAGGTCGCTGAAGCCGGTGGGTACACCGGTCATCATGCCGCCCTGTGCGCCCACCGCCTCGATCTCGTCCAGCGTCGGCTGCAACATGTCGGCAAGAACCGCGAAGTCCTCGCTGACCCGGCGTTCGGTGACGTCGTACACGGCCTGCTGGGCCAGGTCGACGACGTCGTCCACGTCGCGGCTGCCGCCGCTGGCGGTGCCGTAGCCCAGCTGCACGATCTTGGTGCCGGCCTCGACCAGCCGGCGCAGCACGGCTCGCTCGCTGACGATGCGGGCGTAGTACGCCGCGTTGGCGGCGGTGGGCACGCTGGCGATCAGGGTGTGCAGGTACGGCGCGCCACCGATGCGTACCAGATCCCCGGAGTCGGCGAGCGCCGCCGCGACCGTGATCGAGTCGGCCGGCTCACCGCGACCGTAGATGTCGAGGATGATGTCGAAGATGGTGGCGTGCACCGGCCGGTAGAAGTCGTTGGTCTTGAGGATCTCGACGACGTCGGCGATGGCGTCCTTGGAGAGCAGCATGCCGCCGAGGACGCACTGCTCGGCGGCGACGTCCTGGGGCGGGGTCTTGTCGAACTGGCCATCCCGCTGCCCGGGTGGCTGGCCTCCGCCGGAGCGTGGCTCTGCCCGCATGTCGTCGGTGACCGACACGGGTCCCCCCTCCACTGCGCCGGATCCAGTCCCAGCTCTACCGCTGGGGTCTGACACTTCTCCTCCGACCGGGCCGGTCGATCGGGGGCCATCGCCGGCGGTCGAGGGCCAACCATACGGACCCCGAGGTCAGAGACTCAACAACGCCGGTGGACGAGCCTCGGGACAACCTGTGGATCCCGGTGGACAGCATGTGCGCAGCGTGTGCACAGCCTGTGGAAAACCGTTGGGGAATTCTTGGCCAGAACTCGTTGACCTGCGTAAACATGCTCCCCAGCCTGTGGAGGAGAATATTTCGGTCGGGCCTGTGACACGATCGTCCCGTACTATCTCCAGCGAACGGCTACACCTGGACAGCGGATTCCGCTTTCGGTTCAGAAGGGTCACACTCCGGCCGTGAATTACCGGGACTGGGGACGCGGCGATGGCAGCCCGCGCGAGCGCCAGCCAACCGCCTCGTGGGGTGAGCGCGCGGCGTCCGTTCCGGTTGATCCGTACGACGAGGACGGGCGCTACCGCACCTCCAGCCGACGGCGTGCGTTGGACCGCGGCCAGGACGAGCCTGTCGACGCCTACCTGCCCCGGTGGGCGCTGGAGTCAGGGGTCCGGCACGCGGACGGCGGCGGTCGGCACGCGGCACCGGACGATGACGACGAGGACGAGCCCGAGCAGCGGACCTCCGGCGCGGGCCGGCGGTCCGCCGAGTCGTCGGGTGGTCGTCGGCGGGGCAGCGAGACGCGTCGGCGTGAGCAGGCAGCGATCGGCCCGGCGCCGGATTCGGACCACACCCGGGAGTGGACGCTCGACCGGCCGCAGGATCAGGGGTACGCGGGTCGCCGACGGGCCGACGCCGGGGAGGACGAGCCGGTCTCTGGTGCTGTCTCGGACCGGCGTCCCCGCCGCGCGCCCGCCGGCCGTCCACAGGTGATCTGGTCGGGCGGGGATCTGGAGGCCGCCCCTGCCGAGCAGGTTCCGGACCCGGAGCCGAGTCGTCGCAGCCGGCGGAGCCGCCGCGCGGCGGAGGAGTCCTGGTCCCGTCCGGCGGCCGACCCGTGGGTTCGCGGATCGGACCGGGCGGCGGAACCCGAACCGTCGTACCCGCCAGCGGTGGACCCGTGGGACGCCTCGGGCGTGCACGCCTGGCCGCCGGCGAGCGGCGCGGACAGCGGGGATCTGAGCGGGCAGTGGTCGGCGGCGGAGAGCGTCGGTGGCTGGGAGCGGTCGGACCGCACCGGCCAGTGGGAGCGGTCCGCGATCGAGGACGACCAGTGGGACCGTACGTTGGCGCCGCGCTCCGATCGCCCGGTGGCGGCCGAGGGGTGGCCGAGCCGGGAGGACGGCTTCTGGTCCGGCACTCGGCTGGCGGATGACGACCCGCGTTGGATGGATCCTCAGACGTCGGCGCCCCGGTCTCCGGTGGTGGGATACACCGCTCCGCGACCGCGCAGCGCGCCTGCGCCGCGTACGGGTGTGCCGCGAGCGGGTGCACCTCGTCGTCGGGCGGACCGGCCTGCGGTGGGAACGGCGTCGGTGCGTCGGCGGGTCGAGTCGGCGGCCACGGGTGCCTGGGCGCGGCGTCTGGAGGACGACCTTCTGGATCCAGATCCGGGTGGGTCGGTCCGGCCACTGCTGTACACGGCCGCCTGTTATCTGGTGCCGGCAATGCTGATCTTCGTGTGGCTGTTGACGTTGGACAGCCAGGCGCCGGCTGGTTGTGTGACCGACATCAGTGGGGGCGGGTGCGACTCGGCCCGGTCCCGCGCCTTGGAGTCACTCCTGGCCGGTTCGCCGCGCTTCGGGTTGGCACTGGTGAGCAGTCTGGTGGTGGCGGCGCTGCTGCGGCGGGTCGGTACGACGTGGCGCTCGGCGACCATCGCGGTTGCCGCCGCGGTGGTGGGTGGTGGCCTCTCCACGGTGTTGATCAGCGCGGTAACCGGCCAGCCCATCGGGTGACGCGTCGGCGGGCCGGGATCAGACCGGACGGACGGCAGGTCGGGGCAGCCGGGCAGGCGCGCGGACGGCCGCCTCAGCCCACCGGCGGTGCCGGGTTGGACGAGGTACGACACGAGGGCCCGCACCGATCGCTCGGTGCGGGCCCTCGTGGTGGTGTTGCGGACGTCAGCCCTGAACGACGTTCAGGTTGAACGCTGCGGTCACCTCAGGGTGCAGCTTGATCTTCACCGGGTAGGTGCCGGTCGACTTGATGTGACCGGGCACCTCCAGCCGACGCCGGTCGAGGACCGGGCCGCTGGCCGCCTTGACGGCGTCGACGATCTCGGCCGGGGTGACCGAGCCGAAGAGCCGTCCGCCGTCGCCGGCGCGGACCTTCAGGTTGACCTTGAGACCCTCGAGCTGAGCCTTGACCTCGTTGGCGTGGTCGAGGTCGCGGATCTCGCGGGCCCCACGGGCCCGCTTGATAACCGTGACCTGCTTTTCCGCGCCCTTGGTCCAGGCGATCGCGAAGCCCTGCGGCAGCAGGTAGTTACGGCCGTAGCCGTTCTTGACCTCGACGATGTCGCCCGGGGCACCGAGGCCGGACACTTCCTGAGTCAGGATGATCTTCATATCGGTGCCTCCTCTCAGCGGGTGGTGGCCGTGTACGGCAGGAGCGCCATCTCACGGGCGTTCTTGACCGCACGGGCGATCTGCCGCTGCTGCTGCGAGGTGACGCCGGTCACCCGCCGAGCGCGGATCTTGCCGCGATCGGAGATGAACTTGCGCAGCAGCGCGGTGTCCTTGTAATCGATGTAGGCGATCCCGTCCTTGTCGAGCGGGTTCACCTTCTTCTTCGGCTTGCGCAGTGCCGCAGCCTTGGCCGTTGCACGTGCTCCTGGTTTGCGATCGCGAGCGCTAGGCGCCATTAGAACGGTGGCTCCTCGTCAAAATTGGCGCCCGAACCGGCACGCGCGGGAGAGGGAGCAGCCGAAGCCCAGGGGTCGTCGAAGTTGCCTCCGCCGCCACCCTGGTTGCCACCGCCACCGCCGCCACCGAAGCCGCCGCCACCGCCGCCGGAGCGGGACATCTTCTGCACCTTCGCCGTGGCGTAGCGCAGCGACGGGCCGATCTCGTCGACCTCAAGCTCGATGACAGTGCGCTTCTCGCCCTCGCGGGTCTCGTACGACCGCTGACGCAGCCGACCCGACACGATCACCCGAGCGCCACGCTGCAGCGACTCGGCGACGTGCTCGGCGGCCTGCCGCCACACGGTGCATGCGAGGAACAGCGGCTCGCCGTCCTTCCATTCGTTCGACGCCTTGTCCATGAAACGGGGCGTCGAAGCGACTCGGAACTTGGCGACCGCAGCCCCGGAGGGGGTGAACCGCAACTCGGGGTCATCGGTCAGATTGCCGATGACCGTGATGGTGGTGTCTCCTGCCATGACCATCTCCTCGCGCACTCAGCGTCTCGTCGTACAGGCTCGCAGAGCAGTACGACAGAGTCGCGGAGGCTGATCCGGACGAACCGGGGTTGGATGCTCTTAGCGCATTTCCGGTCGGATGACCTTGGTGCGCAGCACGGACTCGTTGAGCCGGAGCTGACGGTCCAGCTCGGCCACCGCTGCAGGCGTGGCCTGCAGGTCGATGACGGCGTAGATGCCTTCGGCCTTTTTGTTGATCTCGTACGCGAGGCGCCGGCGGCCCCACACGTCGGTCTTCTCAACCGAGCCACCCGCGGTCCGAATCACGTTCAGGTACGTGTCGAGCGACGGTGCGACGGTGCGCTCCTCGAGGCTGGAGTCGAGGATGACCATTAGTTCGTAGTGACGCAAGACGTGCTCACCTCCTGTGGGCTAAGCGGCCACGGTCCTTCCGTGGCAGGAGGTCTTGTGTCGCCGCCCGCACGCGCCGAGGGAACCCGGCCGGACGCGGACAACCTGACCAGGATACCCGGTCCCAACGATCATGCCCGGGGCGGTCGGGTCCGTACCCGGACGTGCCGACGGGGGCCCACCGTCCGACCGTCAACCGGTCGGTGGTGAACCCCCGTCTACGAGGCCGCGGGGCGTCCGGTCCGCATTCCTTGGGTGGGACCTGGGGAGGAACGACCACACCGATGAGGTTGGACCGAAGACGCCCCGCGGAGCTTTATCGTGTTGTTATCTGACGATACAACAGCACTCGTACCGTGTCGGGGGGAAAAGCACAATTTTCCGAGAATCGTCGTCGCTCGGTAGCCGGTGTGCGATGGGGTCGCCCCCGCTGCGCCGGGCCGCGCGGCGGGGGTGACCTCGCTATCGGCCGTCGACCGCCGGTCGCCAGGTGCGAGGCTCGCGCCGCTGGCGGGCACCGGGTGCTGGTCGCCGGTTCAAACCCATCAACGATCGTCGGTCCGCCTGGTGACGCGACACCGCCCCGGCCCTCGCCCCGACCGTCGGGGTCGCGACGTAGGCTCGCTCGCATGCGTATCGGAGCCCACGTCGACTCGACCGACCCGCTGGCGGAGGCGGCCGCCCGGTCCGCCGACACCGTGCAGTTCTTCCTCTCCGACCCACAGGGTTGGAAGGCGCCCAAGCCTCGTGAAGATGCCGAGCGGCTGAGCGCTGCCGAGGTCGACCTCTACGTGCACGCGCCGTACGTCATCAACGTGGCCACTCTCAACAACCGCATCCGGATCCCGAGCCGGAAGCTGCTGCTCGGGCACGCCACCGCAGCCACCGCCATCGGCGCCAAGGGCCTGATCGTTCACGGTGGGCACGTCAACGCCGGCGACGACCTGGCCGTCGGCTTCGACAACTGGCGCAAGACCTTCGCGTACGCGGCGGACTCCGGCGGCTTCGGCGTACCGGTCCTGATCGAGAACACCGCCGGCGGCGACAACGCCTGCGCCCGACGGCTGGACGCACTCGCCCGACTGTGGGACGCCATCGGTGACTACGAGGTGGGCTTCTGCCTGGACACCTGCCACGCGTACGCAGGCGGCGAGGAGCTGCTCGGTCTGGTCGACCGGGTCAAGGCGATCACCGGGAGGATCGACCTGGTGCATGCCAACAACTCCAAGGGTGCGTTCAACTCCGGCCAGGACCGTCACGACAACCTGGGCGGCGGGACGATCGACCCGGAGCTGGTGGTCGCGGTGATCCGGGCAGCCGGCGCGCCGGTGGTCGTCGAGACGCCGGGCGGTGTGGCCGGCCAGGCCGCCGACATCGACTTTCTGCGTGAGCAACTCGGAGCGGAGAGCCCGGCGGCATGACGAGCGGACAGCCCGGGACCGGCAACGCCCGGCCCACCTCCACCGGCGCCCAGAGCCGGCAGGCCACCACGGCCGCGGCGGGCACCCCCACCCAGCCGGCTCGCACCTCTGACAAGACTCTCGCCGAGACCACCCCGGACCAGCCAGCACCCGGCGACGGCGGAACGACCGGAGCCGCCTCGAACGGCGGCCCCGAGGCCGGCCCCGCGACGAACGGTCCCGCCAAGGACGCGGCCCGGCGCGGCGACAAGCAGAGCACCGCGGCGAAGCAGGGCACCACAGCGAAGCAGGCCGCCACGGCCAAGCAGGACGGCGCAGATGGCGGCACCGCAGCCAGCGACCGCACCGCCAAGGGCACCGACGCATCCAAGGACGACGGCCCGGCCAAGAACGATGGCCAGGCCAAGAACAGCAGCCCGGCCAAGGACGGCGAACCGGCCAAGGACGGCGGCGAACCGGCCAAGGACAGCGAATCGACCAAGGACGGCGAACCGGCCAAGGGCGCGAAGGCGGGTGACGCCGACGGCACGGACAAGGCCGACGGTGAGGCGAAGCCGGTCGGCCCGGAGCGTTGGGAGGCGTTCGCCTCCGCACCGGAGCCGCGGCCCTCCATCTTCACTCGGGTGGGCCGGGCCGTCGGTCGGTTCCTGATCCACGAGTGGACCCTTGCCGCCCTCGGCGCGTTGGCACTGGCCGTGCTGATGACCTGGCCGACGTTGCGCTATCCGCGCTACACACTTCCCCAGGACTACTGGGATCCGAGCCTGCAGGCCTGGCAGATGGCCTGGTCCGGGCACATCCTGCTGGCCGACCCGGCGCGCCTGTGGCAGTCGAACACGTTCTTCCCCGAGCTGTGGAGCTTCGCGTTCTCCGACACGCTGCTCGGCTACGCCCCGGCTGGGATGCTCGGCAGCGGTCCCGAGGACGCCGTGCTGCGCTACAACATCATGTTCGTGCTGGCGCACGCGCTCGCCACGTTCGGGGCGTACGCGCTGGCCCGACAGCTCGGGGCCGGCCGGATCGGTGCGGCCGTCGCCGGGGTGAGCTACACCTACGCGCCGTGGCTGTTGGCCCAGGCCGGGCACCTGCACGTGCTCTCCAACGGGGGGATCCCGCTGGCGCTGGCGATGTTGGCGCGCGGGCACGGGTGGTCCCTCCGACACGGGTACCGGCCGGAGCGCCGGCACGACGGCTGGGTCTACGCCGGTTGGCTGGTGGCGGCCTGGCAGCTCAGCCTCGGGTTCGGCATCGGACTGCCCTTCGCGTACTTCCTGGCCGGTGCCGTACTGGTCGCTGCCGTCTTCTTCTACGCGCGGCGGCTGCGCACCGGGCAGGCCGTTCCGTTCGGTCGCCGGTTGTTCGCCGCCGACGTGCTCGGCGGGGTGTTGTTCGCCGGTGTCGGTCTGCTGATGGCGGTGCCGTTCTTCAAGGTGACCGAGCTGCACCCGTACGCCGAACGCACCATCGGCGACATCAGCCTCTTCTCGCCGCCGGCGACGGGCTTCGTGACGGCGCCCGGGGAGTCGCGGATCTGGGGTGGGCTGCACGAGGGGGCCCGGGCGGCACTGCCCTGGCATCCGGAGATGACCCTGCTGCCGGGCTTCGTGCTGTACGCGCTCGCCGCGGGTGGGCTGTTCTTCTCGGTCTGGCGGCTGCGGCACCGACTGCTGCTGCTCGCCGGGGTGCTGGTGACGATGGCCTTCGCGATGGGCACCCGTTTCTTCGACGGGACCTTCACCTACGTGCCGCTCTTCGAGCATCTGCCGGGCTGGAGCGGGTTGCGTACCCCCGGGCGGTTGATGCTCTGGACCACGTTGTTGCTCGGCCTGCTCGCGGCGGGTGCGGTCACCGCGCTCACCGACCGGGTGCGTGAGTTGACAGCGCAACGGATCCCGTCGTGGCCGGGGCCGTGGCTGCGGATGGCAACCCTGCTGCCGCTGCTGCTGGTCACCGTCGAGGGCCTGAACACCACCCCGCATCCGGTGGTGCCGACCCAACCGGCCGCGATGCGGTCGGCGCAGGGGCCGCTGCTGGTGCTGCCCAGCAATCAGAGCCTGGACCAGCATGTGATGCTCTGGTCGACCGACGGGTTCCCGGACGTGGTCAACGGCGGTAGCGGCTTCACGCCGCGCCAGCTCGACGACGTTCGTCGGGTGAGCCAGTCGTTCCCGGACCAGACGAGCGTCGACTACCTGCGCACGCTCGGCGTCCGCACGGTGGTGCTGCTGCGCGGCGAGGTGGTCGGCACGCCGTGGGAAATCAGCATCGACGCGCCGGTCGAGTCGCTCGGGATCAGCCGGCAGGACGTCGGCGACGCTGTCGTCTATCGCCTCTGAGGCTTAGGGCGGTTTTCGGGGGAGACCGCCCGGCGCAGGGATCAAGCCTGACCGCCCGGAGCCGGGCGGGCTCCCCGAAAACCCTGACCTGGTCCGGGTCGCGTTCGGCCCAAGGGGTCAGGTGGTGATGGGTTCCACCGA comes from Micromonospora vinacea and encodes:
- a CDS encoding replicative DNA helicase; translation: MRAEPRSGGGQPPGQRDGQFDKTPPQDVAAEQCVLGGMLLSKDAIADVVEILKTNDFYRPVHATIFDIILDIYGRGEPADSITVAAALADSGDLVRIGGAPYLHTLIASVPTAANAAYYARIVSERAVLRRLVEAGTKIVQLGYGTASGGSRDVDDVVDLAQQAVYDVTERRVSEDFAVLADMLQPTLDEIEAVGAQGGMMTGVPTGFSDLDRLLNGLHAGQLIIVAGRPGLGKALALDTPLPTPGGWTTMGEVEAGDQLLAADGRPTTVTHAFDVMHDRPCYEVEFSDGTVIVADAEHLWKTTSRASRRQAPVRQRRHWPESSLANVRAAHQRLSSLRNQPITLFDTIEQVGPEFRHVLHTVARGVGSVGRISRPIVRNGKPQNWTAPGYPAGPLLSALLERAERKVNAGSRVDHDGVVTTAEIAATLHTDTAQQRLNHAVRNCAPIQLPDRELLVPPYTLGAWLGDGHSDASRFTTADPEMVTHLEADGFIGLLRQVGVAGNKHIPGAYLRASEAQRRALLAGLMDTDGTVAPAGNLQYTSTSKRLADDVRELIVSLGYRCTVNAKPVRGRTRESSIAYTLNFSTPDVIFRLRRKQDAHAERRRTASDVRTSSRFIVDVRPVPSVPVRCVTVDNDEHLYLASRAMIPTHNSTASMDFARNAAIRANQAAAIFSLEMSKVEIVMRLLSAEARVPLHVLRSGQLSDDDWTKLARCMGEISEAPLFVDDTPSMNLMEIRAKARRLKQRHDLKMIVVDYLQLMTSPKRTESRQQEVADLSRGLKLLAKEVECPVIAVSQLNRGPEQRTDKRPQLSDLRESGCLTAETRVVRADDNTEITFGELLSSGAKDIPVWALDESLRYTPRTMTHVFPSGIREVFRLTLASGKQIDATANHPFLAFTGWVPLGELSPGDRIATPRHLPPPMVTRPWADAEVVMLAHLLGDGSFVRRQPIRYASCDELNLQAVAEAAKHFGINAVRDDYAAARVTTLRLPAPYRLARGRRNPIAAWLDDLGLFGLRSHEKFLPSRVFSLPKAQITAFLRHLWATDGSVTINGSGRGGRVYFASTSRRMLEDISRLLLRYGITARLKVVPVVGHRPQYTLDISGRDDQLRFLREIGVYGQRSEGCAALLAALESTESNTNVDTVPREVWTRVKEILVEQGMTHREFAKAIGTQFCGSTLWKHAPSRSRLAAIAGVLDAADLDLHATNDIFWDSIVSIESLGEQEVFDATVLGKHNFIANGIATHNSIEQDADVVILLHRDDYYDKESPRAGEADFIVAKHRNGPTDTVTVAAQLHLSRFVDMAIG
- the rpsR gene encoding 30S ribosomal protein S18 gives rise to the protein MAPSARDRKPGARATAKAAALRKPKKKVNPLDKDGIAYIDYKDTALLRKFISDRGKIRARRVTGVTSQQQRQIARAVKNAREMALLPYTATTR
- a CDS encoding deoxyribonuclease IV, producing the protein MRIGAHVDSTDPLAEAAARSADTVQFFLSDPQGWKAPKPREDAERLSAAEVDLYVHAPYVINVATLNNRIRIPSRKLLLGHATAATAIGAKGLIVHGGHVNAGDDLAVGFDNWRKTFAYAADSGGFGVPVLIENTAGGDNACARRLDALARLWDAIGDYEVGFCLDTCHAYAGGEELLGLVDRVKAITGRIDLVHANNSKGAFNSGQDRHDNLGGGTIDPELVVAVIRAAGAPVVVETPGGVAGQAADIDFLREQLGAESPAA
- the rplI gene encoding 50S ribosomal protein L9; the encoded protein is MKIILTQEVSGLGAPGDIVEVKNGYGRNYLLPQGFAIAWTKGAEKQVTVIKRARGAREIRDLDHANEVKAQLEGLKVNLKVRAGDGGRLFGSVTPAEIVDAVKAASGPVLDRRRLEVPGHIKSTGTYPVKIKLHPEVTAAFNLNVVQG
- a CDS encoding single-stranded DNA-binding protein, encoding MREEMVMAGDTTITVIGNLTDDPELRFTPSGAAVAKFRVASTPRFMDKASNEWKDGEPLFLACTVWRQAAEHVAESLQRGARVIVSGRLRQRSYETREGEKRTVIELEVDEIGPSLRYATAKVQKMSRSGGGGGGFGGGGGGGNQGGGGGNFDDPWASAAPSPARAGSGANFDEEPPF
- the rpsF gene encoding 30S ribosomal protein S6 — encoded protein: MRHYELMVILDSSLEERTVAPSLDTYLNVIRTAGGSVEKTDVWGRRRLAYEINKKAEGIYAVIDLQATPAAVAELDRQLRLNESVLRTKVIRPEMR